One window of Aspergillus oryzae RIB40 DNA, chromosome 3 genomic DNA carries:
- a CDS encoding putative C6 transcription factor (predicted protein): MTFKAAGGLRTTTSPSHHLHHRNGLRFEPPTPLAFAASSSMTNRDPEFRHQLGKFRLDSSLSSHVSTPPPSVLHHETSPLSQPPSLTTPTSLQPPPTPSHTSHHRSKRVSTACDFCRKRKKKCDFRYPNCSACTRAGVRCTIPPPGPQVASASVPRDQLENLQNRVRWLEDILRRKTGLSVADRPTGSALDGEGDLDWYQVPTVLMGRDNSHSTTSATVSASSPTESPAVGAELPNVGEIFRDQLENRRPSVARPVASAPRVLRLASLEDAERVASQYFDGIGYQYPFLHRHDFFAQLRRIYTGDVPPPDVLYTYHITIAIAMLISNAEGTQANEYYRASQETLSLSLQNEDLSAVRALLSLALWTMFSTNGPSVWHVLGSALRLATSLGLHKPRNASSVVEDEMSKRAFWSLYNLDRLVASTLARPLGIADEDISVNLPREFNDDWSEAPGASAMTIPVQVVRLRRIFSRIYRYCKFAERHYDTSGLTLAVYNNHPPPPPAEVSLTLLHFRQELDDWRRNAPVYPPALLYSTSYYDYLYATTLLLMHRPSPRNPTPDATSIVSCGDASIQVIRSYWDSYSVGKLKWIWLTLSQIYFAGITILWCLNQNFLSVRDGHPAAWQPNDQMMRRAIQAVVVVLEEFGKRRPGVERLAETFRHHSTVIFSHLAYQQEQIHSQPQPQPPLQPQLQQQNVLVAPPVPMAATLDDVLLVDGSGNVPLIDAQLADELFYSYDWFQEEMATFYTL, translated from the coding sequence TCAGCTGGGCAAGTTTCGTCTAgattcttccttgtcctcgcATGTTtccactcctccaccttcAGTACTACACCATGAAACCTCCCCGCTCTCTCAGCCCCCTTCCTTGACGACTCCGACATCATTGCAGCCACCGCCGACCCCATCCCATACCTCCCACCATCGCAGCAAACGGGTTTCAACTGCCTGTGACTTCTGTCGCAAgcggaaaaagaaatgtgATTTTCGCTATCCGAACTGTTCCGCATGTACTCGCGCCGGCGTACGATGTACGATCCCTCCGCCGGGTCCCCAAGTCGCCAGTGCCTCCGTCCCTCGAGATCAGCTTGAGAATCTTCAGAACCGCGTACGATGGTTAGAAGACATTCTGCGACGCAAGACGGGCCTCTCCGTCGCCGACAGGCCAACAGGGAGTGCGCTGGACGGGGAAGGAGATCTGGACTGGTACCAGGTACCAACAGTGTTAATGGGCCGGGACAACTCCCATTCAACGACATCCGCGACCGTTTCAGCATCCAGCCCAACTGAGTCTCCCGCTGTCGGAGCAGAACTACCCAATGTAGGCGAAATATTTCGAGACCAGCTAGAAAATCGACGACCATCAGTTGCGCGCCCGGTCGCGTCCGCCCCGCGCGTTCTTCGCTTGGCCTCCCTGGAGGATGCTGAACGAGTGGCCTCGCAGTACTTCGACGGCATTGGCTACCAATACCCATTCCTCCATCGTCATGATTTCTTTGCGCAGTTACGACGCATATATACCGGTGACGTGCCACCACCCGACGTGCTATACACATATCACATCACCATCGCTATCGCCATGCTGATCAGCAACGCCGAAGGCACACAAGCAAACGAGTACTACCGTGCGAGCCAGGAAACACTATCTTTGTCGTTACAGAATGAGGACCTGTCAGCGGTGCGAGCCTTGCTGAGCCTGGCACTATGGACGATGTTTTCCACGAACGGTCCGAGCGTGTGGCATGTGCTAGGCAGCGCCCTCCGCCTGGCGACGAGTCTTGGTCTGCATAAACCTCGGAATGCGTCCAGTGTGGTGGAAGACGAAATGTCTAAGCGAGCGTTCTGGAGTCTGTACAACCTTGATCGACTTGTTGCCAGCACACTAGCCCGACCGTTGGGCATCGCGGACGAAGATATCAGCGTGAACTTACCGCGTGAATTCAACGATGACTGGAGCGAAGCGCCGGGAGCCAGTGCCATGACGATCCCAGTGCAGGTGGTGCGACTGCGCCGGATATTCTCGCGGATTTACCGTTACTGTAAGTTTGCCGAAAGGCACTATGATACCTCTGGACTAACCTTGGCAGTATACAATaaccatcctcctcctcctcccgcCGAAGTTTCCCTTACACTCCTTCACTTCCGCCAAGAGCTTGATGACTGGCGTCGGAATGCGCCCGTGTACCCTCCCGCCCTTCTGTATTCCACCAGTTATTACGATTATCTTTATGCAAccactctccttctcatgcATCGACCCAGCCCGCGAAATCCGACACCGGATGCGACTAGCATTGTGAGCTGTGGCGATGCCAGCATTCAAGTGATCCGATCATACTGGGACAGCTATTCCGTCGGGAAGCTCAAATGGATCTGGCTGACTCTGAGCCAGATCTACTTTGCAGGGATCACCATCCTGTGGTGTCTCAACCAgaatttcctttctgtcCGGGATGGCCATCCAGCGGCCTGGCAACCGAACGACCAGATGATGCGACGGGCCATTCAGGCAGTTGTCGTGGTGCTGGAGGAGTTTGGCAAGCGACGGCCGGGAGTAGAACGTCTGGCGGAGACGTTTCGCCATCATAGCACAGTCATCTTCAGTCACTTAGCATATCAACAGGAGCAGATCCACAGCcaacctcagcctcagccaccGCTGCAACCACAGCTACAGCAACAGAACGTTCTGGTGGCACCCCCGGTGCCCATGGCGGCTACCTTGGACGATGTGCTCCTAGTGGATGGGTCAGGAAATGTGCCTTTGATCGATGCGCAGCTGGCCGACGAATTGTTCTATTCATACGATTGGTTTCAGGAAGAGATGGCGACCTTTTATACCCTGTGA